The Maridesulfovibrio salexigens DSM 2638 region TTCAACCTCGGAAACGGGAAAGGATTCAGCATTCTTGATGTAATCAAATCTTCAAGCGAAGTAATCGGAAGAGAAATTCAATTCGACTACGAGCCTGCAAGGGCCGGAGATTCACCAAGGCTTGTGGCTGACAGCTCGAAAGCAGCTAAAACACTTAACTGGACTCCGCAGTATGCCGACCTGCGTGATATAATCGAAACAGCGTACCGCTGGCACAAAAATCCCGCATATTAAAATCAAACTATGCAAAATTAAAAGCTGGAGCTTACATAAACACGTAAACTCCAGCTTTTTTTATTCAATCTAATTAAGAAGACTTAGCGGGTAATCAGTAAAATATCCTGATGATTCTTAGCCATACGACCGCACCAGTCACCAAACAAAATTTCTTTAATCTTGAATCCTCTCTGCTCAAACATATTCAAAGCAAATTTTTCATCATAGCCGACCGCATCCATGGGGTCTTTAGGATCAGCAGTATAAAAGATTCCGTACTTGAAAAAATCATGCGTACTTTTACCCCGATCCATCAAAGCATTGGATTCCTCATTAACGAGAAAGAAAGTCGCAAAAATACGGCCTTTATCAGTGAGAACCCTATCCATCTCCTTGATGTAGTTCATGATGTCTTCCGGCATCATGTGCGTAAACACGGAGTTAAGCATGATCAAATCGAAACTGTCATCCTCATAAGGAAAGACAAAATCAGCAGCCTTGGTCTGAGCGTATGGGTTGTAGGTCGAATTAAAGATATCTACCAGTTGAAACCTGAAATTTGGAAATTCCGGGGTAATATTCTCCGTGCACCATTTTATGCCGACAGGAAAAGTGTCAAAACCTTCATAGCCACCTTCCTCTGAAAGGTACTCAAGCAACGGAAAGGCCAGTCGCCCGATTCCGCATCCGATATCAAGAACTTTCTCATCAGATTGCAGGTTCAATTTATCCCGGCAAAAGCCGATCATTTTATTCCCTACACTGCGAAAATCTCCCCCGCCAAAGCAGATATGCAGATCTTCAGGAGGCTCGGGAATATTAGCAATATCTCTCATATAACACCGCTTACATCTGATTCAGGCAATCTTCGCAGACTTCACCTTCGATTGTTTCTGAAGTCGCCGCTTTGCCCGATTTTTCCATGATCATGTCCACCATCTGCTCAAATCTATCAGCAGGCAGGTATCCACGAACGGAGACACCGTTAACGAGGAACGTAGGAGTGGCATCAATTCCGAATGCTCCGGCCTCTTTTTCGTCAGCCAGTAAAAAAGCCTGCAACTTAGGAGAACGTAGGTGTTTCTGAAGCAAATCAGGATCGACTGCTACTTCTTCCAGAATTTTACTTAAAACGATCCCCTCTTTATCTTCATAAAGGTCCTTCTGACGCTCAAAGGCAAGATCATGAAATTTGTAAGCTCTCTCTTTATCGAATTGTGCGATTGCTTCAAAAACAAGGGCAAGTTCGCGGGAATTCTTATGCATAGGCAGGTGTTTAAAAATTAACCTGTACTTTTCAGGCTGTTCAGCCACAAGCTTACTTACAACTTTGGCCCCCTTGCTGCAGTAAGGGCAAAGAAAATCAGTGTATTCAACAATAGTTACGGGTGCTTCAGGACTGCCAAGCATGGGTCTTTCAGACCAGACACGGGGCTTAAACGGATTTTTGATTTCTGCTTCCAGCATTGCCTCACGTTTTTGTTTCTCGCGCTGATCAATACCCTGCTCTACAATCGTGAGCATATCCACGCTATTTTCACGCATAGCATCCAATACAATCTGGGGGTTCTCACGTATCACTTCAGCAATCTGCTCTTTAAGCATCTGCTTGTTCACACAACCGGAAAACATCACAACTAAACAAATTACAAGAGCAATTCTTTTCAACATAAAAACCTCTTCATCAGCAGTTAAAGAAAAAACCTCCATGCGGATAGACCGTGGAGGTTATTTTTATAAGTTCATATAGGTGTAGAATTAATAAGCTCCGATTCCCCAGACATCGCTAAAAGAATCTGTTCTTTCATCCGCTTTTTCAAAAAAATCTGAATGGATAAGATCCGGGTCCATAGTAGGCACAGATGGTCCACCGAAAGGACATGTAATAATATCATAAACACCGGAAACAACACGCCCTCCAGCATATGCAAAGCCGACAAATATTCCACCGACATATCCTGCGGCCTGCTCCGCGGGGGCATCATTTTCAGCAGCGAGGTCAACGGCCTGATTCGGGATCTCCAGAGGAGCGCTCAAGATATTAGTCATACCCCTTCCCAATTTACGTGGAGCGCGGTCAGCATAGCTTTCCTCGTTTCCAACATAATTTGCGGAATTAAGAGAACAGCCGCCAAGTAACATTGAAGACAAGGCCACTGCGAGAAGCAATATTTTTACAAATCTTTTGGATTTAATCATTTTATCTCCTGTTCTTAAATATATGCCCCTGCTCCAGTTTCCTGTCAAGGCTAGCCGCGTGTTTACTGGATTATTAAAGAGTTCTGAACATAATTATAACAAAAAAGCCGTCCCCGAAGGAACGGCTTTTCATAATTAACTTTCAAGTCGGGATTACCATTTTTTCTTACGCTGTTCTTCAAGAGCTGCTTCCTGCTCTTCAAAAGTGGCAAATCCGGCATGATGCATGGCATCTTCAACGGTCTGGTTCCAATCCCATGCGGAATAGATAACAGGTTTGTGGAAGGTTCCACGGAAGGTATCCATTTCCTGTCTGATAAAGGATTCTCTGGGGGAATCCATATTATCACGAAGCTGTTCGTTAAGCCTTCTGATTTCACCTTCGTACCAGTCCTCGAGGTCTTCGGGAGTCTTGTACTTTTTGATGATGTGGCTGTAACCGTTTTCTTCCATGAGTGTGGCAAGACGTTCAAAATGACGTGCTCTGATCCACTGTCCCAACTCACTGACCTTGATATTTTCAGCTTCAACAGCTGCCATATCAAGCTTGGTCTGCAGGTAGGTGTCAGGCACAACGGAAGCGGAAACAATCCCGGCAATGCAGACTACGCCACGCAGGATTACGCTGTTGGAAACACCCTGTCCGCAAAAACCGATCTTCTTGCCGAACTTTTGTCCGGTGAAGATTGCGGAAAGAATAGCCCAGACAACTGCCGGATCTTCTTCATCGTAGATATGCTGCAAGCTGGGGTTGTCACGGTCAGTACCGAGAACCAGCTGGGTCATATCGTTGGAGCCGATGGAGAATCCGTCAACTTCCTTGATGAATTCCTTGCTGAGTACAGCGTTACTGGGAATCTCAGCCATAAGGATCAGCTTAAGGCCATCTTTACCGGAATCAAGGTTGTGTACCTGGGACAGATAGCGCTTCATGCTGCGAGCTTCTTCGATAGTACGTACGAAAGGCAGCATAATGTGCAGGTTCTTACCGCCGAACACGCCGCGCGCAAGCTTGAAGGCTTCCAGTTCCCAGTCATGGATATTTCTGGAAACACCGCGATAACCGAGCATGGGGTTGTCTTCATAGTGTTCGAAGAGCAGACCGCCAAGCAGGTTGTGGTATTCGTTGGTCTTGAAATCGGTAGTTCTGTAGACAATATCCTTGCCGTAAAAGGCCATCGCAAACAGAGCCAGGCCCTGAGACAATGTCTGGATATAATTTTCCTTACCGGTTCTGAGACCACGGGATTTAATAATATCGGCAATGCGCTGGCGAAGAGTGGTGACTTCATCCATTTCAGACTTAAGTCCCATCTTGAGAGCCACTTCTTCACGCAGAGCTTTAATCTGTTCAATGTATTCGAGAACAACGGGATTCTCTTTGGCCTTAGCAAGCATCTCCGGCAGTTCATCAAGGGATTCAGTACGCTTGTAGATGAACTTGGAATCAGCATGCTCCCCGGAATGAATGCCGAGAACGCCGCGAAGATGCTCTTCGATGTCCACAGAAGTCTTCAGGGTGTAAAGACTTTCGGTGGCATGCTCGAGGTAGTAGTCGAGCTTTTTGTCCAGTTCACGCAGCTTGCGATGCATGGCCAGAACTTCTTCGGTTCCGCGTGCGGTATTGGCGTTGGCCATGGAATCCATTTCTTCTGTGAGACCGGTCAACGCGCCGATGTATTCCCTGAGATTAATGTTCAGGGAAATAAGACCGGAATCAAGCTGGGTCTTCATAACTGTGGTCAGTTTTCCATCCAGCTCATCGAGCTTATCCTGAACCAGCTTATCAAGGGTTCCGTTGTCATAAGCTTCAAGGGCCAGCGGATGAACACCCACGTTACCGAGCATGAACTCTGCACGCAGCAGGCCGACTTCAAAATCGGGAACTTCTCTCAGGCGGGAAAGGAACAAAGACTGTCCCACGTCAGCGAGAATCAGACCGACTTTGGTTTTGGTAGCCGGAAGCTCTGCAACATTGATGGTTCCGCCAACCTCGATGAGAGGCAGTGCGCCGCGGTAAACCTTACCACGTGAACCGTCAACGGTGATTTCCTGACCTTCAAGAGAGCGCAGGACTTCAAGTCTCTGGATACCGATAATAGCCGGGATTCCAAGCTCACGAGAAGTAATCGCAGCGTGACTGGTATCGCCGCCTACGTCAGCAAGAATACCGGAAGCTATACGCATACCCGGAACCATGTCTGGGTCGGTACGTTCTGCCGCGAGAATATCGCCCTTATGAATTTTGTTTAGCTCAAGAGCGGAACGGAGATACTTAACAGTTCCCTGCCCTGCTCCGCGAGATGCACCGTTACCTTCCAGAACAACTTCAGCAGCTTCAAGCTCCTTGGGATCAACCTCAAGCCTGCGCATGAAGATGGAATCAGGATGTTGCTCAAACTCTTCGTTCCAGCGGGTTTCAGGACGAGCCTGAACAAACCAGAGACGGTCAGCAGCATCAAGGCAGAACTCGGTATCCATGATCATGCCGCCATAAGCAGCACTGATGGAACGAACGCCTTTAGCAACTTCTTCAGCTTGAGCAAGGGACAGAGCCCAACGGTAAACAGCACCGGGCTGAACCTTTTCTACCTTGGTTCCGCCTTTTTCGCTGTATACGATCTTCTTATCCTTGCTGCCCATATTACGGACAACAACTTCAGAACCGTCATCACGCTGGAATACGTAAAATTTATCAGGTGTAACCATACCGCCGACAACAGCTTCACCAAGACCGTAACTGGCATCAATGGAAACAAGATCCTTGCGGTCAGTTCCACGGCAACCGGTGGCAGTATCAGCACTGAATGCAGTACCGGAAATTACAGGATTGATCATACGCATGATGCAGACGGAAAGTGAGGTGTTTTCAATAGCCCACTCTTTCTTTGCATCTTCTGCAATGGAAGCGTCGCCGGTATTCTCTGCCAAGGTAACGGCATCAAGAATGGCTTCACGACGATAGGTCATACTGCGCAGGTTATAAGCGGATGCGCAGTCCCAGTGATATGCTTCGGCGCACTGGTCTTCGCCGACTATATTCAGATAGGTATCCTGAAGTCCGGCAAAAGCCTTTTTACGGCTGTCTTCACCGGCTGCGGAGGAACGTACGGCCACAGGCTCATTCTCAAGCCCTGCATCCTTGCAGATTGAGAGATAAGCTTCCCTGACTGCGGTTTCAACGTCCTTGGGCAGTTCCACAGAAAGAATAGCACTCTGAACAAGCACTGATCTTTTGCGTAACTGGTCAATTCCTTCAGGAGAGGTCGCAAAACCTTCAACAACGTTATTAATAAAAGTACGCAGCTGAATCTGAGTTTCAGTATGCTTGCCTGCTTCTTCTTTAATTACCTGAGCGATAGAGCGGACAAACTTCTGTAAAAATTCACTGTCACTGTTAACTTCTTCACTGCTCCAGTCCACTGCGTTATATTCACTGTCAACAACAGCCCTGACAACGCTTGCATTGACTTTAGTCTCATCCAGCAATTTATGGAACGCGATAGATGAAACAGCCCTGAACTGGGGAGATCTGATGCCGTCAACCTGACTGATCAATGCGGTATTATAGTTTTTCCCGCCAACCAGCAGTTCTGCATCTTCACCGATTTTAACGATATCGGCACCGGTTAGAATCAGCTTCTTTTCAAGCTGTTTTTTAGCCTGGGACTTCTTGGGAGCTGCTGCCTCTGCATTTTTAGCAGAAACTGCTTCTTCCGTCTTACCAGCCATCACTTCCTCCTTACACATCATTACAGATATGCTCTTGGATTTTTTTCTTTAAAATCCGGGTAAATAAGATAATCAGTAATCGAAAAGAAATTAACAGAATATAAACAGACATAGCACCCTGCTTTGGCAAAAGACAAGGGCGCTGACAATAAATGATACTGATTCGGGCGCAAACGGAAGAACTCCGCTGCATTCCGGGCATTGCCGTTATTGGATGAAAAGCTTCCCTTCAGTTCACCCGGCAACAAAGAACAAATTCCTCAGCAACGCCCGCATGTCAAGCAAAAACAGTATCTAGCTGCATTATAAAGGCATTACAGAACCAGAATATATCTCGTGTTGTTCACCATTGTGATCAACCACAAGTCCACCGTCAGAACGCAAACCGCAAATAACACCGCGATCAACGCCTTCAGGACCATCCACAATCTTAACCTCTTCACCGAACCAGACCAGACGGTCTTGAAGCTCGTAAAGAAAATCATCAGTATTTTGCATAGAAATAATCTGCTCGAAATTACCCCTGAAATGCTTAATCAGTTCAACCCATGTTTCCAGAGGACCAAGCTGCATTGTCTCGGTATTAACCTTTCCGGCAGGAACTGCATAATCTGCTCTAAGCATGCTTCGTTCAGGTGCGTAAGACAGATTCAAGCCGATACCGACCATAGTAACATTTCCGCGCTCTTCAATGAGTATACCGCCAGCCTTCTTCCCGTCGATTAAAATATCATTGGGCCACTTAAGCTGGGCATCTACACCAAGATCACGCAAAGCATTACAGGTCAGGTAGCCGACAATAAGGGGGAGAATACGATTCCATACAGGACGGACCTCACCGGGCTTTACTTCCGGGAGGGAAGGCCACTTGATGGTTCCGTACACATTTCCGGGAGGAGAAATCCATTCACGGCGAACCTGTCCGCGTCCGGTATTTTGCTCCACTGCCAGAACACTGCCCCAGTCCGAAAGATCCTCAAGAGAATTCAGACGCCACGCAACATCAAGGCTGGACACACAGGAACCGCATACTGCGACAGGAACTCCGGTCCGTGAACCTGATATCCATGTTGAATAAGTCCTGTACTCAGCATCCTCGCTATTCCAAGGGCCGAAGTTTTCAATATCACGCGCCCATAAAGGGTGGGCCTGAAAAATATTTTCCGGGTTAGCCTTGGGGAGAGGACTGGAATCCTTACCGTTGATAATAGTAATTCGAGTAATCATGCTACACTATCCCATGTTCTAATGCTGGTTGACAAGGTAAAACCTGTTTTTATTAATACTTTAGCTTAATTATATTATTAACCAAAGCCAGCGGGATGCGCAACTTCATTTTGATTATTCTTTCTTCGAGGACTTGATCTCCCTGATCATATCAATGAGTTCTTCTTCCACATCATCAGCTTCGCTCTGGTCAATGGCATCGGACGAACGTGAGTCGCGGGTAATGGCTGCGGCAATCTTGGTGGAAATAGCTGCCAGAATACGTTTTTTGGCGTCATCACCGGCGATAGCCAGCAGGATACCGAGCTTGTAATATCCAAGCTTGCGGAAAACCAGCTTCAAAGTTCCGATATCCACAAAAATAATATCTTCGACACCTTCAAGTTCATCAATGGACTTGCGTTTCCGCTTTGTCTCTTTAAAATATTGCGCGCCCTTTTTCTCAACCCATTTGGAAGTTGCTTCCTTATGCAACATACAAATATCTTCAGGGAAATCTCCAACCCCAATCTTTTTGTAGATCATCTCCGGGTTGGAATCGACAATTGATGAGAAATCATGAATATCAATAAAGTCTGAAAGAAAGACCTTACCGCTGAACTTGTTGATATCTTCGGAAAGATTCTTGGCTATTTCAAGGAAATCATCAGGATTAATGATTGTCAGGTAACTCTGTGATGCGATTTTATTGACCGAAATCATGTTAAATCCAATTGCAGATTTAAGGTGACGTTCGACCTCATGCTGCGATCCATTTGTAATCTCGCAATACTCACAGGACAATTCTTCAAGGGTAATCCCGATCGGTGCGTCTTCAGTCTTGGGAGCAGTTTCAAAAATACGATGCTTCATGTGCAGCAAGCGGCAAAAGGTAAGCCATGAATTATCGCTGCGGCTTTCGGAGACAGCACGGTCCGCACGGGCAAGACGCGAAGCCAGAACTCTGGTCAAATGGAAGACAGTAGGATGACTTTTCTTAAGCAGCAAAAGAATCAACCGCGCAGTCAATTCCAACAGTACGCACTCTGATGCAGCCTCTGCTCCGGCAACCCTTTCACATTTTGAAATTATTGCCATTTCACCAAAAAGCTCTCCCGGTCCCAAGGTAGCAAGGATTTGTCTTTTACCCTTGATATTTTTAACAATATTCACAGTTCCGGACTGAATCATGTATGCGGCATTACCCTTTTCACCTTCCCGGAAAATAACATCGCCCTTGAGAAAAGTTTTAGATTGTGGCTTGACTGCTGCCATACTACTTCACTCCCTTCAATTTTCGCACAATATCAAGGAGTTCGTCACAACATTCAAGCACTTCCGGGTCGCTTGGATCACGATCTGCTGGAGGTTCACGCAGTAAAATTTGAGCAACCTTCTTGCCTACATTTCGCTTGAGCTTATCCCTGCCCTGCTGATCCATGGCGGAGTAGAGAATTGAAATATTGTAAAAATTAAACCCTTCGAGAGCCTTTTTAAGGGTCGGATTATCGATAAAAATAATATCTTCCACAGACTCAAGATCTTCAAGGGCCTTGCGTGGCCTGCGAAACTTCTTAAAGAAATCCGGTTCCTTGCTTTTGCCCCACTCAAGGGCTTTCTCCCGATTAAAAAAGAGCAAGTTTTCAGGCATCTCTTCCTTAATGAGTTTTTTATAAATCAGCTCCGGAGTGCTTCCGGTCCTTTCAGCCAAATCAGTAAAACTCATAAAAGTCATACGCTGATCTACATTCGCACCAAGCTCGCGCATCTGCTTGTAGAGATTGCGTAGATGCGGCATGAACTGCTCGAAATCTTTAATATTAATATAACGTTCAACAAATGCGCTCTTATCGCCCTTTTTGATACTTTTTATATCAATCAAACGAAGCTTGAACACTATCTCCAAAAAAGACTCAATTTCAAGATTTGAAAAGGCAGCCAGACTCTTAACTGTTTCGGTGTAGGACTTCACCGAAAGTCCCATCTTGTAATTTTCAATTTCCCGTTGCTTGTTACGGGGAGTGTAGGCAAATTCCTTGTAAGCGAGATTGAGAATAGCTGCGAGTGCAATAAATGAGTCATTCTGCTCTGGTCCGGAGGCTTTCATATCAGTCGCAGCGACCCGTTTAGCCAATAGCTCAAGCATCTTACGCACGGTCTCAGGAGAGGCTCTGAGCAGCTTGTTCATCATCTCTTCAGTCAGCACCACCAATTCGCAAAAACTGGCAGCCTCGGCACTAGCTGTACGTTTTTGATTAGCCAGTAAAGACATTTCACCAAAGATATCACCACGACGCAGGGTCCCCATGACAGTCTTTTTCTTATCGATAATCTTAAAAATATCGACAGTCCCGGACTTGATCATATAGGCAATTTTGCTTTCCTGCCCTTCGCTGAAAATGACCTTACCCTTATGGTAGGTACGAATACTTGGTGCTGTCCTTACAATCATCGTTAACCGTACTTAATAAAAATGAAATTTTCTAAAGATTACACATTACGTCGAACCTTAACAAGTCCGACTATCTTTTTCACCACCAATGGGAATATTCCCAGCAGCGCGAAGGAGATCAGCAATCCGGGCTGAACTATCCCGGAAAGAGAATCAATCTTCCCAAGTTCTTTTCCGGCATTAACATACACCATTGTTCCGGGCAGCATGCCCAGCTGTGAAACCCAATAAAAAGTTCTCAATCTGATTGTGGTAAGCCCCATAAGCAAATTGATAACCACAAAGGGAATGGCCGGGATAAGCCGCATTGTAAAAAGATAAAACGCACCTTCTTCTTCGATACCCCGGTTAACCTTCTCCAGCCGGTCTCCGAATTTTCGCTGCACGTAATCCCTGAACAAGTGACGCGAAAAAAAACAAGCCAGTGTAGCACCGATAGTGCTGGCAAATGATATCGTCAGCACCCCTACGGTAAAGCCAAACAAAGCTCCCCCCGCCAGCCCAAGCACAGTTGCACCGGGGAGGTTCACTCCAACAACCAGCACATAAACCAGAAAAAATGAAAAAACAGTTAAAAATGGGTTCTGATCATAAAAGACTTGGAACTCCTGCCTTGAATTTTTTATATATTCAAGAGTCAGGAACCTATCCAAATCAAACGCAAAAAACAGCGCCACAACAACTGCAATAAACGTAATTATGAGTATTTTATTTTTCATTGATCATACGATACCATCAAACCTGAATTAATCAAGAACGCTGCTAACCAAAGCCTTGTTATCAGCTACCAGAATAGAAAAAGCAAGAAATGACAAAAAAAAATAATAATTTAAAAATATTAATCGCTGGTGGGTCTATTAGGGACCTATTACTCGGCAGATCTCCAAAAGACTTGGACTACCTTATTGCCTCAGGTTCTCCTGAAGAATTTCTTGCTGCTTTTCCAAAGGCCCGTCCAGTAGGAAAATCTTACGAAATTTTCTATCTCAAAGGACTGGAATTCTCTTTCCCGCGAGCTAAAGGCAACAACACAGATGAGACTATAGATCTTGACCTTAAAGCTCGCGACTTCACGGTTAACAGCTTTGCGCTGGACGAAGACGGAGAACTGTACGCTCACCCTAACGGACTGGAAGACTTACGTAACCGAGTACTGCGCCCGTCTTTTCCTGATACTTTTAAAGAAGATCCGCTGCGTGTATTCAGAGCGGCAACTTTCATATCCCGGTTTCCGGAATTCAGCCCTCACCCGGAACTGATTGCGGAAATGAAACGTTGTGCAGATAATGATTGGCTTGCAGACATTGCCCCGGACAGAATCGGCGTAGAACTCCGTAAAGCTTTAAGCGGGCCGAAACCAGGAAATTTCCTGCGGTTATTGATTCAAGGAAATTGCCTTGAACCGTGGTTCTCCGAATTTAACGGTTCTGATAATATCCCGGCCGGACCGCCGGAATATCACGACAAATCCGTAGCCGGACACACAGCTGAAATTATGGATGAAGTTGCAGGAGAGCCCCTGACCTGCTGGATGGCCATGAGTCATGATCTGGGCAAGGTGTTAACGACAGCGGATATCCTCCCCTCGCATTACGGTCACGATAAAGCAGGTATGATTCCGGCAAAAGAACTGGGCAGCAGACTAATGCTCCCGGTAAAATTCATTCGTGCTGGAGAAAGTGCAGCAGAACTTCACATGAAGGCCGGAAATTATCAGGAGCTAAGACCCGGAACCAAAGTAGACTTACTGATGAAACTTCATGTTTCTGGACTTCTGGAAAATATGATCAGCCTTTGCAATGCGGACAGGGGTGAAGGATTGCTTGAAACCGCTCCCGCAGACCTGGCAGAGATACTTAAGGTTTCCCTGCCGGCCCACGAAAGGAATCTTGGTAAAGAATCAGGAGAAAAGCTG contains the following coding sequences:
- a CDS encoding TVP38/TMEM64 family protein; translated protein: MKNKILIITFIAVVVALFFAFDLDRFLTLEYIKNSRQEFQVFYDQNPFLTVFSFFLVYVLVVGVNLPGATVLGLAGGALFGFTVGVLTISFASTIGATLACFFSRHLFRDYVQRKFGDRLEKVNRGIEEEGAFYLFTMRLIPAIPFVVINLLMGLTTIRLRTFYWVSQLGMLPGTMVYVNAGKELGKIDSLSGIVQPGLLISFALLGIFPLVVKKIVGLVKVRRNV
- a CDS encoding exosortase system-associated protein, TIGR04073 family, with protein sequence MIKSKRFVKILLLAVALSSMLLGGCSLNSANYVGNEESYADRAPRKLGRGMTNILSAPLEIPNQAVDLAAENDAPAEQAAGYVGGIFVGFAYAGGRVVSGVYDIITCPFGGPSVPTMDPDLIHSDFFEKADERTDSFSDVWGIGAY
- a CDS encoding biotin--[acetyl-CoA-carboxylase] ligase — translated: MITRITIINGKDSSPLPKANPENIFQAHPLWARDIENFGPWNSEDAEYRTYSTWISGSRTGVPVAVCGSCVSSLDVAWRLNSLEDLSDWGSVLAVEQNTGRGQVRREWISPPGNVYGTIKWPSLPEVKPGEVRPVWNRILPLIVGYLTCNALRDLGVDAQLKWPNDILIDGKKAGGILIEERGNVTMVGIGLNLSYAPERSMLRADYAVPAGKVNTETMQLGPLETWVELIKHFRGNFEQIISMQNTDDFLYELQDRLVWFGEEVKIVDGPEGVDRGVICGLRSDGGLVVDHNGEQHEIYSGSVMPL
- a CDS encoding class I SAM-dependent methyltransferase, which gives rise to MRDIANIPEPPEDLHICFGGGDFRSVGNKMIGFCRDKLNLQSDEKVLDIGCGIGRLAFPLLEYLSEEGGYEGFDTFPVGIKWCTENITPEFPNFRFQLVDIFNSTYNPYAQTKAADFVFPYEDDSFDLIMLNSVFTHMMPEDIMNYIKEMDRVLTDKGRIFATFFLVNEESNALMDRGKSTHDFFKYGIFYTADPKDPMDAVGYDEKFALNMFEQRGFKIKEILFGDWCGRMAKNHQDILLITR
- a CDS encoding polynucleotide adenylyltransferase, producing MTKKNNNLKILIAGGSIRDLLLGRSPKDLDYLIASGSPEEFLAAFPKARPVGKSYEIFYLKGLEFSFPRAKGNNTDETIDLDLKARDFTVNSFALDEDGELYAHPNGLEDLRNRVLRPSFPDTFKEDPLRVFRAATFISRFPEFSPHPELIAEMKRCADNDWLADIAPDRIGVELRKALSGPKPGNFLRLLIQGNCLEPWFSEFNGSDNIPAGPPEYHDKSVAGHTAEIMDEVAGEPLTCWMAMSHDLGKVLTTADILPSHYGHDKAGMIPAKELGSRLMLPVKFIRAGESAAELHMKAGNYQELRPGTKVDLLMKLHVSGLLENMISLCNADRGEGLLETAPADLAEILKVSLPAHERNLGKESGEKLRNMRAMKIKTFSGSRKRI
- a CDS encoding cyclic nucleotide-binding domain-containing protein, whose amino-acid sequence is MAAVKPQSKTFLKGDVIFREGEKGNAAYMIQSGTVNIVKNIKGKRQILATLGPGELFGEMAIISKCERVAGAEAASECVLLELTARLILLLLKKSHPTVFHLTRVLASRLARADRAVSESRSDNSWLTFCRLLHMKHRIFETAPKTEDAPIGITLEELSCEYCEITNGSQHEVERHLKSAIGFNMISVNKIASQSYLTIINPDDFLEIAKNLSEDINKFSGKVFLSDFIDIHDFSSIVDSNPEMIYKKIGVGDFPEDICMLHKEATSKWVEKKGAQYFKETKRKRKSIDELEGVEDIIFVDIGTLKLVFRKLGYYKLGILLAIAGDDAKKRILAAISTKIAAAITRDSRSSDAIDQSEADDVEEELIDMIREIKSSKKE
- a CDS encoding Crp/Fnr family transcriptional regulator: MIVRTAPSIRTYHKGKVIFSEGQESKIAYMIKSGTVDIFKIIDKKKTVMGTLRRGDIFGEMSLLANQKRTASAEAASFCELVVLTEEMMNKLLRASPETVRKMLELLAKRVAATDMKASGPEQNDSFIALAAILNLAYKEFAYTPRNKQREIENYKMGLSVKSYTETVKSLAAFSNLEIESFLEIVFKLRLIDIKSIKKGDKSAFVERYINIKDFEQFMPHLRNLYKQMRELGANVDQRMTFMSFTDLAERTGSTPELIYKKLIKEEMPENLLFFNREKALEWGKSKEPDFFKKFRRPRKALEDLESVEDIIFIDNPTLKKALEGFNFYNISILYSAMDQQGRDKLKRNVGKKVAQILLREPPADRDPSDPEVLECCDELLDIVRKLKGVK
- a CDS encoding PEP/pyruvate-binding domain-containing protein — encoded protein: MAGKTEEAVSAKNAEAAAPKKSQAKKQLEKKLILTGADIVKIGEDAELLVGGKNYNTALISQVDGIRSPQFRAVSSIAFHKLLDETKVNASVVRAVVDSEYNAVDWSSEEVNSDSEFLQKFVRSIAQVIKEEAGKHTETQIQLRTFINNVVEGFATSPEGIDQLRKRSVLVQSAILSVELPKDVETAVREAYLSICKDAGLENEPVAVRSSAAGEDSRKKAFAGLQDTYLNIVGEDQCAEAYHWDCASAYNLRSMTYRREAILDAVTLAENTGDASIAEDAKKEWAIENTSLSVCIMRMINPVISGTAFSADTATGCRGTDRKDLVSIDASYGLGEAVVGGMVTPDKFYVFQRDDGSEVVVRNMGSKDKKIVYSEKGGTKVEKVQPGAVYRWALSLAQAEEVAKGVRSISAAYGGMIMDTEFCLDAADRLWFVQARPETRWNEEFEQHPDSIFMRRLEVDPKELEAAEVVLEGNGASRGAGQGTVKYLRSALELNKIHKGDILAAERTDPDMVPGMRIASGILADVGGDTSHAAITSRELGIPAIIGIQRLEVLRSLEGQEITVDGSRGKVYRGALPLIEVGGTINVAELPATKTKVGLILADVGQSLFLSRLREVPDFEVGLLRAEFMLGNVGVHPLALEAYDNGTLDKLVQDKLDELDGKLTTVMKTQLDSGLISLNINLREYIGALTGLTEEMDSMANANTARGTEEVLAMHRKLRELDKKLDYYLEHATESLYTLKTSVDIEEHLRGVLGIHSGEHADSKFIYKRTESLDELPEMLAKAKENPVVLEYIEQIKALREEVALKMGLKSEMDEVTTLRQRIADIIKSRGLRTGKENYIQTLSQGLALFAMAFYGKDIVYRTTDFKTNEYHNLLGGLLFEHYEDNPMLGYRGVSRNIHDWELEAFKLARGVFGGKNLHIMLPFVRTIEEARSMKRYLSQVHNLDSGKDGLKLILMAEIPSNAVLSKEFIKEVDGFSIGSNDMTQLVLGTDRDNPSLQHIYDEEDPAVVWAILSAIFTGQKFGKKIGFCGQGVSNSVILRGVVCIAGIVSASVVPDTYLQTKLDMAAVEAENIKVSELGQWIRARHFERLATLMEENGYSHIIKKYKTPEDLEDWYEGEIRRLNEQLRDNMDSPRESFIRQEMDTFRGTFHKPVIYSAWDWNQTVEDAMHHAGFATFEEQEAALEEQRKKKW
- a CDS encoding DsbA family protein → MLKRIALVICLVVMFSGCVNKQMLKEQIAEVIRENPQIVLDAMRENSVDMLTIVEQGIDQREKQKREAMLEAEIKNPFKPRVWSERPMLGSPEAPVTIVEYTDFLCPYCSKGAKVVSKLVAEQPEKYRLIFKHLPMHKNSRELALVFEAIAQFDKERAYKFHDLAFERQKDLYEDKEGIVLSKILEEVAVDPDLLQKHLRSPKLQAFLLADEKEAGAFGIDATPTFLVNGVSVRGYLPADRFEQMVDMIMEKSGKAATSETIEGEVCEDCLNQM